A part of Thermotoga petrophila RKU-1 genomic DNA contains:
- a CDS encoding HAD-IIA family hydrolase encodes MLDKIELFILDMDGTFYLDDSLLPGSLEFLETLKEKNKRFVFFTNNSSLGAQDYVRKLRNMGVNVPNDAVVTSGEITVEYMLKRFGKCRIFLLGTPQLKKVFEAYGHVIDEENPDFVVLGFDKTLTYERLKKACILLRKGKSYIATHPDINCPSKEGPVPDAGSIMAAIEASTGRKPDLIAGKPNPLVVDVISEKFGVPKERMAMVGDRLYTDVKLGKNAGIVSILVLTGETTPEDLERAETKPDFVFKNLGELAKAVQ; translated from the coding sequence GTGCTGGATAAAATAGAACTCTTCATTTTAGATATGGACGGGACTTTCTATCTGGACGATTCGCTTCTTCCCGGATCTTTGGAATTCCTGGAGACTTTGAAAGAGAAAAACAAAAGATTCGTCTTTTTCACCAACAACTCCTCGCTCGGCGCACAGGACTACGTGAGGAAGCTGAGAAACATGGGAGTGAACGTGCCGAACGATGCCGTTGTAACCTCTGGAGAAATCACTGTGGAGTACATGCTGAAACGGTTCGGAAAGTGCCGTATCTTTCTTCTGGGAACCCCTCAGCTGAAGAAGGTCTTCGAGGCTTACGGACACGTCATAGATGAGGAAAATCCGGATTTTGTGGTCCTGGGTTTCGACAAAACACTGACGTATGAAAGGCTGAAAAAAGCCTGTATTTTACTCAGAAAGGGAAAATCCTACATAGCCACCCATCCGGACATCAACTGTCCCTCGAAAGAAGGACCCGTTCCAGACGCTGGAAGCATCATGGCAGCGATAGAAGCCTCGACGGGAAGAAAGCCAGACTTGATCGCTGGGAAACCCAATCCACTGGTTGTGGATGTGATATCCGAGAAGTTCGGTGTTCCAAAAGAAAGAATGGCAATGGTAGGAGACAGGCTGTACACGGATGTGAAACTGGGAAAGAACGCCGGGATAGTCTCCATTCTCGTTCTCACCGGTGAGACTACCCCGGAAGACCTTGAAAGGGCTGAAACAAAACCGGATTTCGTCTTCAAAAACCTTGGAGAATTAGCCAAGGCTGTCCAGTAG
- the ltaE gene encoding low-specificity L-threonine aldolase, with protein MIDLRSDTVTKPTEEMRKAMAQAEVGDDVYGEDPTINELERLAAETFGKEAALFVPSGTMGNQVSIMAHTQRGDEVILEADSHIFWYEVGAMAVLSGVMPHPVPGKNGAMDPDDVKKAIRPRNIHFPRTSLIAIENTHNRSGGRVVPLENIKEIYTIAKEHGINVHIDGARIFNASIASGVPVKEYAKYADSVMFCLSKGLCAPVGSIVVGDRDFIERARKARKMLGGGMRQAGVLAAVGIIALTKMVDRLKEDHENARFLALKLKEIGYSVNPEDVETNMVILRTDNLKVNAHEFIEELRNSGVLANAVSNTEIRLVTHKDVSGNDIEEALNIFEKLFRTFS; from the coding sequence ATGATCGATCTCAGGTCCGACACCGTTACAAAACCAACAGAAGAGATGAGAAAAGCCATGGCACAGGCTGAGGTGGGAGACGATGTGTACGGAGAAGATCCAACCATCAACGAACTCGAAAGGCTCGCCGCAGAGACCTTTGGAAAGGAAGCGGCTCTCTTTGTACCCTCCGGCACCATGGGAAATCAAGTGAGCATAATGGCTCACACCCAGAGGGGCGATGAAGTGATACTGGAGGCAGACAGCCACATCTTTTGGTACGAAGTCGGAGCCATGGCGGTTCTCTCCGGAGTCATGCCCCATCCTGTACCTGGAAAAAATGGAGCCATGGATCCCGATGATGTGAAAAAAGCCATAAGACCCAGAAACATACACTTCCCCAGAACTTCGCTCATCGCCATCGAAAACACACACAACCGTTCTGGTGGAAGAGTGGTCCCGCTTGAAAACATAAAAGAGATCTACACGATAGCCAAAGAACACGGCATAAACGTTCACATAGATGGTGCGAGGATCTTCAACGCCTCAATCGCTTCAGGTGTTCCCGTGAAGGAGTACGCCAAATACGCCGATTCCGTGATGTTCTGTCTTTCAAAAGGTCTCTGCGCACCCGTCGGTTCGATAGTTGTAGGAGACAGAGACTTCATAGAAAGAGCGAGAAAGGCAAGAAAGATGCTCGGTGGAGGGATGAGACAGGCAGGTGTTCTCGCTGCCGTTGGGATAATCGCCTTGACAAAGATGGTAGATCGATTGAAAGAAGATCATGAAAACGCCAGATTTCTCGCCCTGAAGCTGAAAGAAATAGGGTACTCCGTGAATCCCGAAGATGTGGAAACCAACATGGTGATTCTGAGGACCGACAATCTGAAGGTGAACGCGCACGAGTTCATAGAAGAGCTCAGAAACAGCGGGGTACTCGCGAACGCCGTATCCAACACGGAGATCAGACTGGTAACCCACAAAGACGTTTCGGGAAACGACATAGAAGAGGCTTTGAACATCTTCGAAAAACTCTTCAGAACATTCTCCTGA
- a CDS encoding aldo/keto reductase — MIYKELGRTAEEIPALGLGTWGIGGFETPDYSRDEEMVELLKTAIKMGYTHIDTAEYYGGGHTEELIGKAIKDFRREDLFIVSKVWPTHLRRDDLLRSLENTLKRLDTDYVDLYLIHWPNPEIPLEETLSAMAEGVRQGLIRYIGVSNFDRRLLEEAISKSQEPIVCDQVKYNIEDRDPERDGLLEFCQKNGVTLVAYSPLRRTLLSEKTKRTLEEIAKNHGATIYQIMLAWLLAKPNVVAIPKAGSVEHLRENLKAAEIKLSEEEMKLLDSLG, encoded by the coding sequence ATGATATACAAAGAACTTGGAAGAACAGCAGAAGAGATTCCAGCTCTGGGTCTGGGCACCTGGGGTATCGGCGGTTTTGAAACACCCGATTACTCCAGAGACGAAGAGATGGTTGAGCTTTTGAAGACGGCGATCAAAATGGGATACACACACATAGACACGGCAGAGTACTACGGTGGAGGGCACACAGAGGAACTCATCGGCAAGGCGATAAAGGATTTCAGGCGTGAGGATCTTTTCATAGTGTCCAAGGTGTGGCCGACGCATCTGAGAAGGGACGATCTTTTGCGCTCCCTCGAGAACACCCTCAAACGACTCGACACGGACTACGTGGATCTTTACCTGATTCACTGGCCGAATCCAGAGATTCCCCTCGAAGAGACCCTTTCCGCAATGGCAGAGGGCGTCAGGCAGGGGCTCATCAGGTACATAGGAGTTTCGAATTTCGACAGAAGACTCCTCGAGGAGGCCATCAGCAAGTCTCAAGAACCCATAGTCTGCGATCAGGTCAAGTACAACATAGAAGACAGAGATCCAGAAAGAGATGGACTTCTCGAGTTCTGCCAAAAGAACGGAGTGACCCTGGTGGCCTACTCTCCACTGAGAAGAACTCTTCTTTCAGAAAAAACGAAGAGAACACTCGAAGAAATAGCGAAGAATCATGGAGCAACCATCTATCAGATTATGCTCGCGTGGCTTCTCGCAAAACCAAATGTTGTTGCCATTCCAAAGGCCGGCAGTGTAGAACATCTCAGGGAGAATCTAAAAGCAGCGGAGATCAAACTTTCCGAAGAGGAAATGAAGCTACTGGACAGCCTTGGCTAA
- a CDS encoding Mini-ribonuclease 3, whose protein sequence is MEKLFRFEAEPEKLPPAVLAYLGDAVLELIFRSRFTGDYRMSVIHERVKEHTSKHGQAWMLENIWNLLGEKEREIVKRAMNSKAAKRHGNDPTYRKSTGFEALIGYLFLKREFDRIEELLRVVMDLESLRKKNPGGSAQE, encoded by the coding sequence GTGGAAAAACTCTTCAGATTCGAAGCAGAACCGGAGAAACTGCCACCGGCCGTTCTCGCGTACCTGGGAGATGCCGTTCTGGAGCTCATCTTCAGATCGAGATTCACAGGAGATTACAGAATGTCCGTCATACACGAGAGGGTCAAGGAACACACTTCGAAACACGGTCAGGCATGGATGCTGGAGAATATATGGAATCTCCTCGGCGAAAAGGAGCGAGAAATAGTTAAAAGAGCGATGAATTCGAAGGCAGCAAAAAGACACGGGAACGACCCTACATACAGAAAGAGCACCGGTTTCGAAGCTTTGATCGGGTATCTATTCTTGAAAAGAGAATTCGACAGAATTGAAGAACTACTCCGGGTGGTGATGGATCTTGAGAGTCTACGGAAGAAAAATCCTGGAGGAAGCGCTCAGGAATAA
- a CDS encoding ZIP family metal transporter, with the protein MVLKGILYSTIAGMATSLGALPFLFLKPHHTSDKVIDSFLGFAAGVMLAASAFSLVAPSLEMGGIVRFLIGFVLGGLFVNLADKLIPHEHLLKGHEGPDTKRLKGVWLFIIAITIHNFPEGMAVGVSAFTPQALAIAIAIGVQNIPEGAAVMASLIPMKYKKGKAFLITFLTGLVEAIGGLLGAGIVSISQRLLPYMMAFAAGAMIYVVSDEVIPETHSKGNELLSTWWIMVGFLVMASLDVALG; encoded by the coding sequence ATGGTTCTCAAGGGGATCCTCTACAGCACGATCGCGGGAATGGCAACCTCGCTCGGTGCGTTGCCGTTCCTTTTTTTAAAACCGCACCACACAAGTGATAAGGTGATCGACTCTTTCTTGGGGTTCGCTGCCGGTGTCATGCTGGCTGCGAGTGCCTTCAGCTTGGTCGCTCCCTCCCTCGAAATGGGAGGAATCGTCAGATTCCTGATAGGCTTCGTCCTGGGTGGTCTTTTCGTCAACCTCGCAGACAAACTCATTCCCCACGAACATCTGCTCAAAGGTCACGAAGGGCCTGACACCAAAAGACTGAAAGGTGTGTGGCTCTTCATCATCGCCATCACAATACACAATTTTCCCGAAGGAATGGCGGTGGGGGTTTCCGCCTTCACACCTCAGGCCCTCGCAATCGCCATCGCAATCGGGGTTCAGAACATTCCCGAAGGAGCCGCCGTGATGGCCTCTCTGATACCCATGAAGTACAAAAAAGGCAAAGCCTTTTTGATAACTTTCCTCACAGGACTCGTCGAAGCGATAGGTGGTCTCCTCGGCGCGGGAATCGTGTCGATCTCCCAACGACTTCTTCCTTACATGATGGCCTTCGCTGCTGGTGCAATGATATACGTTGTCAGCGACGAAGTGATTCCGGAAACCCATTCGAAGGGGAACGAACTGCTTTCCACGTGGTGGATTATGGTGGGATTCCTGGTGATGGCTTCCCTCGACGTGGCACTGGGGTGA
- the buk gene encoding butyrate kinase, whose protein sequence is MYRILVINPGSSSTKVAVFEDEKKIAEKNLTHSAEELKKFKKSIDQEPLRRKAVEDFIDEVGYRIEDFSAIAARGGVLEPVPGGTYVVDEYMVDYLINRSPVDHVSNLAAVISYKLGKPYGIPCFVVDPVSVDEMCDEARFSGIPEIERKSYSHALNIKAVLRKVSREMGKTPEEVKIVVAHLGSGISVCACKNGKIIDVNNANDEGPFSIERTGELPVGDVVKTAYSSKHSAAELKEEFTKKGGLLAYLGTKDLRKALDSMETSRKAKLVVEAMAYQIAKEIGGMCAVLGDKPDAIVITGGMAHENRFVRMITDYIEKFGKVEVIPGELEMEALALGVLRVLRGEEKAKDYRSVIE, encoded by the coding sequence ATGTACAGAATTCTCGTGATAAATCCAGGTTCATCCTCCACGAAGGTAGCTGTGTTTGAAGATGAAAAAAAGATCGCTGAAAAGAACCTCACTCATAGCGCTGAAGAACTGAAAAAGTTCAAAAAGTCGATTGATCAGGAACCTTTGAGAAGAAAAGCGGTGGAAGACTTCATAGACGAGGTCGGCTACAGGATAGAAGATTTCAGCGCGATCGCTGCTAGAGGTGGTGTACTCGAGCCGGTTCCGGGGGGAACTTATGTTGTAGATGAATACATGGTGGATTACCTCATCAATCGTTCTCCTGTTGACCATGTGTCCAATCTGGCAGCTGTGATCAGCTACAAACTGGGAAAACCCTACGGAATACCCTGTTTTGTGGTAGATCCGGTTTCAGTGGACGAAATGTGTGATGAAGCGCGTTTCTCTGGAATCCCTGAAATCGAGAGAAAAAGTTATTCTCACGCTCTAAACATCAAAGCGGTATTGAGAAAAGTTTCCAGAGAGATGGGCAAAACACCAGAAGAGGTGAAGATCGTAGTGGCACATCTTGGAAGCGGAATCTCTGTTTGTGCCTGTAAAAACGGAAAGATAATAGACGTGAACAACGCCAACGACGAAGGACCCTTCAGTATAGAGCGAACGGGAGAGCTTCCCGTTGGAGACGTTGTGAAGACGGCCTACTCGAGTAAACACTCAGCCGCCGAACTGAAAGAAGAATTCACCAAAAAAGGAGGACTTTTAGCGTACCTTGGAACAAAGGACCTCAGGAAAGCTCTCGATAGTATGGAAACCTCGAGGAAAGCGAAACTGGTCGTTGAAGCCATGGCCTATCAGATCGCTAAAGAAATCGGTGGAATGTGCGCTGTCCTTGGAGACAAACCCGACGCCATAGTGATAACAGGTGGCATGGCCCACGAAAACAGATTCGTCCGGATGATCACAGATTACATCGAAAAGTTCGGAAAAGTAGAGGTAATTCCAGGAGAGCTGGAAATGGAAGCCCTCGCACTCGGTGTTTTGAGGGTTCTCAGAGGAGAGGAAAAAGCGAAGGATTATCGGAGTGTGATCGAATGA
- the rlmB gene encoding 23S rRNA (guanosine(2251)-2'-O)-methyltransferase RlmB — MRVYGRKILEEALRNNVPIKKVFFQKMQNPGSYFLSLVEEVEKRGIKYSFESEEKLKNLSGTKKHQGVVFDIEEYRYSSVEEILEAKTPPLIVLLDQIQDPHNLGAIVRTSVGAGANGIIIPKDKSVKVTETVVKVSVGTVFRARIAVVTNLARTIEELKEKGVWTYASDIDGTPIYEEDFTFPTAFVFGNEGEGIRRLVREKCDRVVTIPMENDIDSLNVSVSVGVVLFEAVRQRRMKGAG, encoded by the coding sequence TTGAGAGTCTACGGAAGAAAAATCCTGGAGGAAGCGCTCAGGAATAACGTTCCGATAAAGAAAGTATTCTTCCAAAAAATGCAGAACCCAGGCAGTTACTTTCTCTCCCTCGTGGAAGAAGTCGAAAAGAGAGGTATCAAGTACTCTTTTGAATCAGAAGAAAAGTTGAAGAACCTCTCAGGAACAAAGAAGCATCAAGGGGTTGTTTTCGATATAGAAGAGTACCGGTACAGTTCTGTAGAGGAAATTCTTGAAGCAAAGACTCCACCCTTGATAGTTCTTCTCGATCAGATTCAGGATCCACACAACCTCGGTGCAATCGTGAGGACATCCGTGGGAGCAGGAGCGAACGGAATTATCATCCCAAAGGACAAGTCAGTGAAGGTAACAGAAACCGTCGTGAAGGTTTCGGTTGGAACGGTTTTCAGAGCCAGAATCGCCGTTGTGACCAATCTGGCAAGAACGATAGAAGAGTTGAAGGAAAAAGGTGTCTGGACTTACGCTTCAGACATAGACGGTACACCCATCTACGAGGAAGATTTCACCTTCCCCACCGCCTTCGTCTTTGGTAACGAGGGAGAAGGCATCAGAAGACTCGTGAGAGAGAAGTGCGACAGAGTGGTCACCATTCCGATGGAGAACGACATAGATTCTCTGAACGTTTCGGTGAGTGTGGGAGTGGTTCTCTTCGAAGCTGTGAGACAGAGGAGGATGAAAGGTGCTGGATAA
- a CDS encoding DNA double-strand break repair nuclease NurA: MQVRIERVERIESELEEHVGDQTFVEESRFLEEDEQGEGKILDQIIFVDGKRRSFVRITTDEGITGIFAELCVGAVIWDREGGTKTLFSPDKPPVKERVLGFSQSFQEEGYEEVGGILFKVVKEGKDAMQSIDLYMRSLEIEEVRKHMDKNTLIVKDGPAARELPFEENVGPIGLVKNIGVTELSKEDFKKLRFLKKGERSKMFVSSRETPLKKVGAYVKLIDGEGIRGLVRLETYVKDDDQIPYVRKVFDDLAKTLPHLTADLPIPRLPENILPIQFLEENLSYYLTDKNYMNTRLFAYIGR, encoded by the coding sequence ATGCAGGTGCGTATCGAAAGAGTGGAAAGAATTGAAAGTGAACTGGAAGAACACGTGGGAGATCAGACTTTTGTGGAAGAATCAAGATTTTTGGAGGAAGACGAACAGGGAGAAGGGAAAATTCTCGATCAGATCATCTTCGTCGATGGCAAAAGAAGAAGCTTTGTGCGGATAACAACAGACGAAGGGATCACCGGTATATTCGCGGAACTCTGTGTTGGAGCGGTCATCTGGGATAGAGAAGGTGGTACAAAAACGCTCTTCTCTCCAGACAAACCACCAGTCAAAGAGAGAGTCCTTGGATTTTCCCAGAGCTTCCAAGAAGAAGGATACGAGGAAGTCGGAGGTATTCTCTTCAAAGTTGTAAAAGAAGGCAAAGACGCCATGCAATCGATAGATCTGTACATGAGGTCCTTGGAGATAGAAGAAGTGAGAAAGCACATGGACAAAAACACTCTCATCGTGAAGGATGGACCAGCTGCCCGGGAACTTCCGTTCGAGGAAAACGTGGGACCCATCGGTCTTGTGAAGAACATCGGTGTCACCGAGTTGAGCAAAGAGGACTTCAAGAAACTGCGCTTTCTCAAAAAGGGAGAGCGAAGCAAGATGTTCGTTTCATCGAGGGAAACACCTCTGAAAAAAGTAGGAGCGTACGTGAAACTGATCGATGGAGAAGGTATAAGGGGTCTTGTCAGGTTAGAAACCTACGTGAAGGACGATGATCAGATCCCGTACGTCAGAAAAGTGTTCGACGATCTGGCAAAGACGTTACCACATCTCACGGCAGACCTTCCCATCCCAAGACTTCCGGAAAATATTCTTCCGATACAGTTTCTGGAAGAGAACCTATCGTACTATCTCACCGACAAGAACTACATGAACACGAGACTGTTCGCCTACATCGGGAGATGA